The Lycium barbarum isolate Lr01 chromosome 12, ASM1917538v2, whole genome shotgun sequence genome includes a region encoding these proteins:
- the LOC132624630 gene encoding uncharacterized protein LOC132624630, with translation METFSAKSNKRSISLPSRSHPATQKIEEELNKFKTWEFSASPTAEAVYNGLLGLGEVHKCMGDLLNLPLTLQALSQCQNKKWVDDILDKSVRFMDICGTTRELVSQFKENVKDVQSSLRRRKGDLSMEASSTNYTSYRKKMKKDAKSLITALKKMDHEEVVAVMEFDQLVSVVIRVLREVTTMGISVFQMVLVFLSVPNSKPVSRWSLVSRLVHKGDQDNVNEIESADVALSSLCRCGSNEVEKIQFVQSKLETVEAHFESIENGLNNIFRCLIRSRSSLLNVVSCQ, from the coding sequence ATGGAAACTTTTTCTGCAAAATCAAATAAGAGATCCATAAGTTTGCCATCCAGATCACATCCAgctactcaaaagattgaagaaGAGCTCAACAAGTTCAAGACTTGGGAATTCTCTGCTTCACCAACTGCAGAAGCTGTCTACAATGGTCTACTTGGTTTGGGGGAGGTGCATAAGTGTATGGGTGATCTTCTTAACTTGCCCCTTACCCTTCAAGCACTTTCCCAGTGCCAAAATAAGAAATGGGTTGATGACATCTTGGATAAATCTGTTAGATTTATGGATATATGTGGCACAACAAGGGAGCTAGTGTCACAGTTTAAGGAAAATGTTAAAGATGTTCAGTCTTCACTGAGGAGGAGAAAGGGAGATTTGAGCATGGAAGCCAGCAGCACTAACTACACTTCATACAGAAAGAAGATGAAGAAAGATGCTAAAAGTTTAATTACAGCTTTGAAGAAAATGGATCATGAGGAAGTGGTTGCTGTAATGGAGTTTGATCAACTTGTCTCAGTTGTTATCAGAGTGTTAAGAGAAGTTACCACAATGGGAATTTCAGTATTCCAAATGGTGTTGGTTTTCTTGTCAGTCCCAAATTCTAAGCCAGTTTCCAGATGGTCTTTGGTTTCAAGATTGGTGCACAAGGGAGATCAAGACAATGTAAATGAGATAGAAAGCGCTGATGTTGCGTTAAGCAGCCTTTGCAGGTGTGGTTCTAATGAAGTGGAGAAGATCCAGTTTGTGCAGAGCAAATTGGAAACTGTAGAAGCTCATTTTGAAAGCATTGAGAATGGTCTCAACAACATCTTTAGATGCTTGATTAGATCAAGAAGCTCACTCCTAAATGTTGTCTCTTGCCAATGA
- the LOC132624631 gene encoding uncharacterized protein LOC132624631, whose translation MATFSAKSNKRSISLPSRSHPATERIEEELNKLKNWEFSASQTAEAVYNGLVGLCEVHNCMGDLLNLPLTLQALSQCRDKKWVDEILDKYVRFLDICGTTRELVSQFKENVKDVQSSLRRRKGDLSITSYTSFRKKMKKDARNLVTNLKKMDLDEVVAVMEVDQLVSAVIRVLREASTMGISVFQMVLVFLSAPISKPTSKWSLVSRIVNKGSEYNVNEIESVDGALSSLSKCGSNEVEKIQFVQSKLETVESHFECIENGLDNIFRCLIRSRSTLLNVVSCQ comes from the coding sequence atggCAACCTTTTCTGCAAAATCCAATAAGAGATCCATCAGTTTGCCAAGCAGATCACATCCAGCTACTGAGAGAATTGAAGAGGAGCTCAACAAACTCAAGAATTGGGAATTCTCAGCTTCACAAACTGCAGAAGCTGTTTACAATGGTCTAGTTGGCTTATGTGAGGTGCATAATTGTATGGGTGATCTTTTAAACTTGCCCCTTACCCTTCAAGCACTTTCCCAATGCCGAGATAAGAAATGGGTCGATGAGATCTTGGATAAATATGTGAGATTTCTCGACATTTGTGGGACAACAAGGGAGCTTGTGTCACAGTTTAAAGAAAATGTTAAAGATGTTCAGTCTTCACTGAGGAGGAGAAAGGGAGATTTGAGCATCACTAGCTACACCTCGTTCAGGAAGAAGATGAAAAAAGATGCCAGAAACTTAGTTACAAATTTGAAGAAAATGGATCTTGATGAGGTGGTTGCAGTAATGGAAGTTGATCAACTTGTCTCAGCTGTTATCAGAGTCCTAAGAGAAGCCAGTACAATGGGAATTTCAGTTTTCCAAATGGTGTTGGTTTTCTTGTCAGCCCCAATTTCTAAGCCAACAAGCAAATGGTCTTTAGTTTCAAGAATTGTGAACAAGGGATCTGAATACAATGTAAATGAAATAGAAAGTGTTGATGGTGCATTAAGCAGTCTTTCCAAGTGTGGTTCTAATGAAGTGGAGAAGATCCAATTTGTGCAGAGCAAATTAGAAACTGTGGAATCTCATTTTGAATGCATTGAGAATGGTCTTGACAACATCTTTAGATGTTTGATCAGATCAAGGAGCACACTATTGAATGTAGTCTCTTGCCAATGA